In Mus caroli chromosome 19, CAROLI_EIJ_v1.1, whole genome shotgun sequence, a genomic segment contains:
- the Coro1b gene encoding coronin-1B: MSFRKVVRQSKFRHVFGQPVKNDQCYEDIRVSRVTWDSTFCAVNPKFLAVIVEASGGGAFMVLPLNKTGRIDKAYPTVCGHTGPVLDIDWCPHNDEVIASGSEDCTVMVWQIPENGLTSPLTEPVVVLEGHTKRVGIITWHPTARNVLLSAGCDNVVLIWNVGTAEELYRLDSLHPDLIYNVSWNHNGSLFCSACKDKSVRIIDPRRGTLVAEREKAHEGARPMRAIFLADGKVFTTGFSRMSERQLALWDPENLEEPMALQELDSSNGALLPFYDPDTSVVYVCGKGDSSIRYFEITDEPPYIHFLNTFTSKEPQRGMGSMPKRGLEVSKCEIARFYKLHERKCEPIVMTVPRKSDLFQDDLYPDTAGPEAALEAEDWVSGQDADPILISLREAYVPSKQRDLKVSRRNVLSDSRPASYSRSGASTATAVTDVPSGNLAGAGEAGKLEEVMQELRALRMLVKEQGERISRLEEQLGRMENGNT, translated from the exons ATGTCCTTCCGAAAAGTTGTGCGGCAGAGCAAATTCCGGCATGTATTTGGTCAGCCGGTCAAGAATGACCAGTGCTATGAGGACATTCGAGTGTCCCGAGTTACCTGGGACAGCACCTTCTGCGCAGTCAACCCCAAGTTCCTGGCAGTGATTGTGGAAGCCAGTGGTGGAGGCGCCTTTATGGTGCTTCCTCTAAACAAG ACGGGCCGCATTGACAAGGCCTACCCGACAGTGTGTGGGCACACGGGGCCTGTTCTGGACATTGACTGGTGTCCCCACAATGATGAAGTCATTGCCAGTGGATCAGAGGACTGCACTGTCATG GTATGGCAGATTCCAGAAAATGGGCTGACCTCCCCTCTGACAGAGCCAGTAGTGGTGCTCGAGGGGCATACCAAGCGTGTGGGCATTATCACCTGGCACCCCACAGCCCGAAACGTGCTTCTCAGTGCAG GTTGTGACAATGTGGTACTTATCTGGAATGTGGGCACTGCAGAGGAGCTGTACCGCCTGGACAGCTTGCACCCCGACCTCATCTACAACGTGAGCTGGAACCACAATGGCAGCCTCTTTTGCTCAGCTTGCAAGGACAAGAGCGTCCGAATCATCGATCCCAGGCGGGGCACCCTGGTGGCA GAACGGGAAAAGGCTCACGAGGGGGCCCGGCCCATGCGGGCCATCTTTCTGGCTGACGGGAAGGTGTTCACCACGGGTTTCAGCCGCATGAGTGAACGGCAGCTGGCGCTCTGGGACCCA GAAAACCTTGAGGAGCCCATGGCCCTGCAGGAGCTGGATTCAAGCAATGGGGCTCTACTGCCCTTTTATGACCCAGACACCAGTGTGGTCTATGTCTGTGGCAAG GGCGATTCCAGCATCCGGTACTTTGAGATCACAGATGAGCCCCCCTACATCCACTTCCTGAATACATTTACCAGCAAAGAACCCCAGAGGGGTATGGGCAGCATGCCTAAGAGGGGCTTGGAGGTCAGCAAGTGTGAAATTGCCAG GTTCTACAAACTGCATGAACGCAAGTGTGAGCCCATAGTCATGACTGTGCCAAGAAAG TCTGACCTCTTCCAGGATGATCTGTACCCTGACACAGCCGGACCTGAGGCTGCTCTTGAAGCAGAGGATTGGGTGAGCGGTCAGGATGCTGATCCAATCCTCATCTCACTACGGGAAGCCTATGTGCCCAGTAAACAACGGGACCTGAAGGTCAGCCGGCGCAACGTGCTATCAGACAGCAGGCCTGCCAGTTACAGCCGCTCTGGAGCCTCCACAGCTACTGCAGTTACAGATGTCCCCAGCGGCAACCTTGCTGGGGCTGGC GAAGCTGGGAAGCTGGAAGAGGTGATGCAGGAGCTCCGGGCACTTCGGATGCTGGTCAAGGAGCAGGGAGAGCGCATCAGCCGCCTGGAGGAGCAGCTGGGCCGCATGGAGAATGGGAATACATAG
- the Ptprcap gene encoding protein tyrosine phosphatase receptor type C-associated protein codes for MALPGTLRFGVLMALPGALASGADPEDGVGSSVVTIVLLLLLLLLLVTALALAWRRLSRASGGYYHPARLSAALWGHTCRLLWASPAGRWLRARTELGSPEESGPREDEEDVEDFMIDGGPKEADAKEEEQRCQAEQTRDPCDTDSDGGLGLSSQGPVGSGSSAEALLSDLHAFSGSAAWDDSTGGAGGQGLRVTAL; via the exons ATG GCTCTGCCTGGTACCCTCAGATTTGGGGTGCTGATGGCCCTGCCAGGGGCACTGGCCTCTGGGGCAGACCCAGAGGACGGTGTGGGCTCCAGTGTGGTCACCATTGTCCTGCTGCtcttgctcctgctgctgctggtcaCTGCCCTAGCCTTGGCTTGGCGTCGCCTCAGCCGTGCCTCAGGGGGGTACTACCACCCAGCTCGTCTGAGTGCTGCCTTGTGGGGCCACACCTGCCGCCTGCTCTGGGCCAGCCCTGCAGGCCGCTGGCTTCGCGCCCGCACTGAACTGGGATCCCCAGAAGAATCAGGGCCGCGGGAAGATGAAGAGGATGTAGAAGATTTTATGATAGATGGCGGCCCCAAGGAAGCTGACGCCAAGGAAGAGGAGCAGCGGTGTCAAGCAGAGCAGACCCGAGATCCATGTGACACAGACAGTGACGGGGGCCTGGGCCTGAGCTCTCAGGGTCCCGTGGGCTCAGGCAGCAGCGCTGAGGCCCTGCTGAGTGACCTGCATGCCTTTTCTGGCAGTGCTGCCTGGGATGACAGCACTGGAGGAGCAGGGGGCCAGGGCCTCCGGGTCACTGCACTATAG
- the Rps6kb2 gene encoding ribosomal protein S6 kinase beta-2 isoform X1 produces MAAVFDLDLETEEGSEGEGEPEFSPADVCPLGELRAAGLETVGHYEEVELTESSVNLGPERIGPHCFELLSVLGKGGYGKVFQVRKVQGTNLGKIYAMKVLRKAKIVCSAKDTAHTRAERNILESVKHPFIVELAYAFQTGGKLYLILECLSGGELFTHLEREGIFLEDTACFYLAEITLALGHLHSHGIIYRDLKPENIMLSSQGHIKLTDFGLCKESIHEGAVTHTFCGTIEYMAPEILVRTGHNRAVDWWSLGALMYDMLTGSPPFTAENRKKTMDKIIKGKLVLPPYLTPDARDLAKKFLKRNPIQRIGGGPGDAADVQRHPFFRHINWDDLLARRVDPPFRPSLQSEEDVSQFDARFTRQTPVDSPDDTALSESANQAFLGFTYVAPSVLDSIKEGFSFQPKLRSPRRLNSSPRTPISPLKFSPFEGFRPSPGPPEPMEPSLPPLLPPPSSPPPTSTAPLPIRPPSGTKKSKKGRGRSGH; encoded by the exons ATGGCGGCCGTGTTTGATTTAGACTTGGAGACCGAGGAAGGGAGCGAAGGCGAGGGCGAACCTGAGTTCAGCCCGGCG GACGTGTGTCCCCTTGGCGAGTTAAGGGCTGCTGGCCTGGA GACAGTGGGACACTATGAAGAAGTAGAGCTGACAGAGAGCAGCGTGAACCTGGGTCCTGAGCGCATCGGGCCCCACTGCTTTGAGCTACTGAGTGTACTGGGCAAGGGGGGCTATGGCAAG GTGTTCCAGGTGAGAAAAGTGCAAGGCACCAACTTGGGAAAAATATATGCCATGAAGGTCTTGAGGAAG GCCAAGATTGTATGCAGTGCCAAGGACACAGCCCATACCCGGGCTGAGAGGAACATTCTAGAATCTGTGAAGCATCCCTTCATTGTAGAACTGGCCTATGCTTTCCAGACAGGTGGCAAACTCTACCTCATCCTGGAGTGCCTCAGTG GTGGTGAGCTCTTCACACATCTTGAGCGAGAAGGCATCTTCCTGGAAGACACAGCCTG CTTCTACCTGGCAGAGATCACACTAGCCCTGGGCCATCTCCATTCCCATGGCATCATCTACCGAGATCTCAAGCCTGAGAACATCATGCTCAGCAGCCAGG GCCACATCAAACTGACAGACTTTGGACTCTGCAAGGAGTCCATTCATGAGGGTGCTGTCACTCACACCTTCTGCGGCACCATTGAGTACAT GGCCCCAGAGATTCTAGTGCGCACTGGTCACAACCGGGCAGTGGATTGGTGGAGCCTGGGAGCCCTGATGTACGACATGCTCACTGGATCG CCGCCCTTCACTGCAGAGAACCGGAAGAAAACTATGGATAAAATCATTAAAGGGAAGCTGGTGCTGCCCCCCTACCTCACCCCGGATGCCCGGGACCTTGCCAAAAAG TTTCTGAAGCGGAATCCCATTCAGCGAATTGGGGGTGGCCCGGGAGATGCTGCTGATGTGCAG AGGCACCCCTTTTTCCGCCATATCAATTGGGATGACCTCTTGGCCCGCCGCGTGGACCCTCCCTTCAGGCCGAGTCTG CAATCAGAAGAGGATGTGAGCCAGTTTGATGCACGATTCACACGGCAGACGCCTGTAGATAGTCCAGATGACACAGCCCTCAGTGAGAGTGCCAACCAAGCCTTCCTG GGCTTCACATATGTGGCACCTTCTGTCCTGGACAGCATCAAAGAGGGCTTCTCCTTCCAGCCCAAGCTGCGTTCCCCCAGACGCCTTAACAGCAGTCCCCGCACCCCCATCAG CCCCCTCAAGTTCTCTCCCTTTGAGGGGTTCCGGCCCAGTCCTGGCCCACCAGagcccatggagccatctctacCTCCACtcctaccaccaccatcatcaccaccacccacaAGCACTGCCCCTCTTCCCATCCGTCCTCCCTCAGGAACCAAGAAGTCCAAGAAGGGACGGGGCCGCTCAGGGCATTAG
- the Rps6kb2 gene encoding ribosomal protein S6 kinase beta-2 isoform X2 has protein sequence MAAVFDLDLETEEGSEGEGEPEFSPADVCPLGELRAAGLETVGHYEEVELTESSVNLGPERIGPHCFELLSVLGKGGYGKVFQVRKVQGTNLGKIYAMKVLRKAKIVCSAKDTAHTRAERNILESVKHPFIVELAYAFQTGGKLYLILECLSGGELFTHLEREGIFLEDTACFYLAEITLALGHLHSHGIIYRDLKPENIMLSSQGHIKLTDFGLCKESIHEGAVTHTFCGTIEYMAPEILVRTGHNRAVDWWSLGALMYDMLTGSPPFTAENRKKTMDKIIKGKLVLPPYLTPDARDLAKKFLKRNPIQRIGGGPGDAADVQRHPFFRHINWDDLLARRVDPPFRPSLQSEEDVSQFDARFTRQTPVDSPDDTALSESANQAFLPPQVLSL, from the exons ATGGCGGCCGTGTTTGATTTAGACTTGGAGACCGAGGAAGGGAGCGAAGGCGAGGGCGAACCTGAGTTCAGCCCGGCG GACGTGTGTCCCCTTGGCGAGTTAAGGGCTGCTGGCCTGGA GACAGTGGGACACTATGAAGAAGTAGAGCTGACAGAGAGCAGCGTGAACCTGGGTCCTGAGCGCATCGGGCCCCACTGCTTTGAGCTACTGAGTGTACTGGGCAAGGGGGGCTATGGCAAG GTGTTCCAGGTGAGAAAAGTGCAAGGCACCAACTTGGGAAAAATATATGCCATGAAGGTCTTGAGGAAG GCCAAGATTGTATGCAGTGCCAAGGACACAGCCCATACCCGGGCTGAGAGGAACATTCTAGAATCTGTGAAGCATCCCTTCATTGTAGAACTGGCCTATGCTTTCCAGACAGGTGGCAAACTCTACCTCATCCTGGAGTGCCTCAGTG GTGGTGAGCTCTTCACACATCTTGAGCGAGAAGGCATCTTCCTGGAAGACACAGCCTG CTTCTACCTGGCAGAGATCACACTAGCCCTGGGCCATCTCCATTCCCATGGCATCATCTACCGAGATCTCAAGCCTGAGAACATCATGCTCAGCAGCCAGG GCCACATCAAACTGACAGACTTTGGACTCTGCAAGGAGTCCATTCATGAGGGTGCTGTCACTCACACCTTCTGCGGCACCATTGAGTACAT GGCCCCAGAGATTCTAGTGCGCACTGGTCACAACCGGGCAGTGGATTGGTGGAGCCTGGGAGCCCTGATGTACGACATGCTCACTGGATCG CCGCCCTTCACTGCAGAGAACCGGAAGAAAACTATGGATAAAATCATTAAAGGGAAGCTGGTGCTGCCCCCCTACCTCACCCCGGATGCCCGGGACCTTGCCAAAAAG TTTCTGAAGCGGAATCCCATTCAGCGAATTGGGGGTGGCCCGGGAGATGCTGCTGATGTGCAG AGGCACCCCTTTTTCCGCCATATCAATTGGGATGACCTCTTGGCCCGCCGCGTGGACCCTCCCTTCAGGCCGAGTCTG CAATCAGAAGAGGATGTGAGCCAGTTTGATGCACGATTCACACGGCAGACGCCTGTAGATAGTCCAGATGACACAGCCCTCAGTGAGAGTGCCAACCAAGCCTTCCTG CCCCCTCAAGTTCTCTCCCTTTGA
- the Carns1 gene encoding carnosine synthase 1 isoform X1 produces the protein MLCLDPLGTEWDSKDLDGKEEPWKGGAGLPPTGCFPGPWRQDISLDCKGSPEEAEARAWTVYYYGLLQSCLQQAGLPETQDRSQAPRTGCPGAEVTLCILGSPSTFLSLLLEGGIQSPGNMLLCLSPAWLMKVATPGQEGEAALLVSKAVSFYPGGLTFLDDFVPPRHATYFLAGLGPESGHGKEAAELARNLTCPTGTSSELARLLENRLLMRWLLSQQSGVAVPATLAFTYRPPGLLRGGDASPGLRLVELSGKEGQETLVKEEVEAFVHSEALGDASQVAVRLSGCRGRGQQALPLHLRVEPSTVVNTVLGLLEKLEEEESVLVEAMCPPVRLPLPGGPAPGPELAVRVCAVVCRIQGDRPLLSKVVCGVGRGDRPVRHHYTLPRTLGVALAQCGLEEEAQVALLEQGIKEAAEGALAAVLALEAGLSVEQRGGRQVHTDFLGVDFVLTVIGRTLTPVVLKLNSGLCLEACGALEGLWAVPRLRRSAEEAAAAPLVETMLRRSGRHLMDGKQLLVIGAGGVSKKFVWEAARDYGLTLHLVESDPNHFASQLVQTFIHFDVTEHRRDEENARLLAELVRTRNLKLDGCFSFWDDCLVLTALLCRELGLPCSPPAAMCLAKQKSRTQLHLLRCQGPPWPSTSLHAVACCPLESEADVERAIYQVPLPGVMKLEFGSGAVGVQLVKDGPQCHEHFSRILHDLQGEADHPGIGLGWGNAMLLMEFVEGTEHDVDLVVFGGRLLAAFVSDNGPTRLPGFTETAACMPTGLAPEQEAQMVQAAFRCCLGCGLLDGVFNVELKMTGAGPRLIEINPRMGGFYLRDWILELYGVDLLLASTMVACGLQPALPAHPRARGYLVGIMCLVSQHLQLLSSPGSRETLQALHDQGQLRLNLLEEALIPGQYEEPYCNVACAGPSPAEARHRLLGICQGLGIDRPNYPVAHFLSHFK, from the exons ATG ctctgcctggatCCACTGGGTACGGAGTGGGACTCCAAGGACCTGGATGGAAAGGAAGAACCATGGAAAGGCGGTGCTGGCCTGCCACCCACAGGCTGCTTCCCTGGGCCCTGGCGCCAGGATATCAGCCTGGATTGCAAGGGCTCCCCAGAAGAGGCTGAGGCTCGGGCCTGGACTGTGTACTACTACGGTCTCCTTCAGAGCTGTCTGCAGCAAGCTGGCCTTCCTGAGACCCAGGATCGCAGCCAGGCACCTCGTACAG GCTGCCCTGGGGCAGAGGTGACCTTGTGCATTCTGGGTTCTCCCAGCACCTTCCTATCTCTATTGCTGGAGGGTGGGATCCAGAGTCCTG GAAACATGCTACTTTGCCTGTCCCCTGCCTGGCTGATGAAGGTGGCAACTCCAGGCCAAGAGGGTGAGGCAGCCCTGCTGGTCTCCAAGGCTGTGAGCTTCTATCCAGGGGGCCTGACATTCCTGGATGACTTTGTTCCCCCTCGGCATGCTACTTACTTCCTGGCAGGCCTGGGGCCAGAATCTGGCCATGGCAAGGAGGCAGCAGAGCTGGCTCGGAATCTCACTTGCCCCACAGGAACCTCATCGGAGCTGGCACGGCTGCTGGAGAACCGGCTGCTGATGAGGTGGTTGCTGTCCCAGCAGAGTGGTGTGGCCGTGCCAGCTACCCTGGCTTTCACTTATAGGCCTCCAGGGCTGCTTCGGGGAGGGGATGCCAGCCCTGGACTCCGGCTGGTGGAACTCAGTGGGAAGGAGGGCCAGGAAACACTGGTGAAAGAGGAAGTAGAGGCCTTTGTGCACTCCGAGGCCTTGGGTGATGCTTCACAG GTGGCTGTGAGGCTCAGTGGCTGTCGCGGGCGTGGACAGCAGGCATTGCCTCTGCACCTGCGGGTAGAGCCATCCACAGTGGTGAATACGGTGCTGGGATTGCTGgagaagctggaggaggaggagagtgtcCTTGTGGAGGCCATGTGCCCACCTGTCCGGCTGCCCTTACCAG GCGGTCCTGCACCTGGCCCTGAGCTGGCTGTGCGTGTCTGTGCAGTGGTGTGTCGGATTCAGGGTGATAGGCCCCTACTGAGTAAG GTGGTGTGTGGCGTGGGCCGTGGGGATCGACCCGTGCGGCACCACTATACCCTGCCGAGGACACTGGGGGTGGCGCTGGCTCAGTGTGGCCTGGAAGAGGAGGCGCAGGTGGCGCTTCTGGAGCAGGGCATCAAAGAAGCAGCCGAAGGCGCATTGGCCGCTGTGCTGGCCCTGGAGGCTGGACTGAGTGTGGAGCAGCGTGGTGGACGCCAAGTGCACACCGACTTCCTCG GCGTGGACTTCGTTCTCACGGTGATCGGACGCACGCTGACGCCCGTGGTCCTTAAGCTGAACAGTGGCCTGTGCCTAGAGGCCTGCGGCGCGCTCGAGGGGCTGTGGGCCGTGCCACGCCTGAGACGCTCAGCTGAGGAGGCAGCGGCAGCGCCGCTGGTGGAGACCATGCTGCGGCGCTCAGGGCGCCACCTCATGGACGGCAAGCAACTGCTGGTGATCGGCGCCGGCGGCGTCAGCAAGAAGTTCGTGTGGGAGGCGGCGCGGGACTACGGACTGACG CTGCACCTGGTGGAATCCGACCCCAACCACTTTGCATCCCAACTGGTACAGACCTTTATCCACTTTGATGTGACTGAGCACCGGAGGGATGAGGAGAATGCGCGGCTGCTGGCTGAGCTGGTACGAACCCGGAACCTGAAGCTAGATGGCTGTTTCTCCTTCTGGGACGACTGCTTGGTGCTTACTGCTCTCCTCTGCCGTGAGCTGGGTCTGCCCTGCAGCCCCCCAGCTGCCATGTGCTTGGCAAAGCAGAAGAGCCGCACCCAGCTACATCTGTTGAGGTGCCAGGGCCCACCCTGGCCTTCGACCTCTCTCCATGCCGTGGCCTGTTGCCCATTGGAGAGTGAGGCTGATGTGGAGAGAGCCATTTACCAGGTACCCCTGCCAGGTGTGATGAAACTGGAATTTGGGTCAGGAGCAGTAGGCGTGCAGCTGGTGAAGGATGGGCCACAGTGCCATGAGCACTTTTCCCGGATCCTCCATGATCTGCAGGGTGAGGCTGACCACCCCGGCATCGGGCTGGGCTGGGGCAATGCTATGCTGCTGATGGAGTTTGTTGAGGGCACAGAGCATGATGTGGACCTGGTGGTGTTCGGTGGACGGCTGCTGGCTGCTTTTGTCTCCGATAATGGCCCCACAAGGCTGCCTGGCTTCACAGAGACTGCAGCCTGCATGCCAACTGGGCTAGCACCAGAGCAGGAGGCCCAGATGGTGCAGGCAGCTTTTCGCTGCTGCCTGGGCTGTGGGCTGCTAGATGGGGTTTTCAATGTGGAGCTCAAGATGACTGGGGCTGGGCCGAGGCTCATCGAGATTAACCCTCGAATGGGAGGCTTCTACCTTCGAGACTGGATCCTGGAGCTCTATGGTGTGGATTtgcttctggcttctacaatgGTGGCCTGTGGCCTGCAGCCTGCCTTGCCTGCTCACCCTCGTGCCCGTGGCTACCTAGTGGGCATCATGTGCCTGGTGTCCCAGCACCTACAGCTGCTGAGTTCCCCGGGCAGTCGAGAGACTCTGCAAGCCCTCCATGACCAGGGGCAATTACGACTCAACCTGCTGGAGGAGGCCCTGATACCTGGCCAGTATGAAGAGCCCTACTGCAATGTGGCGTGTGCTGGGCCCAGCCCTGCTGAGGCCCGTCACCGCCTGCTAGGCATCTGTCAGGGCTTGGGCATTGACAGGCCCAACTACCCTGTTGCCCATTTCCTGTCTCATTTCAAATAG
- the Carns1 gene encoding carnosine synthase 1 isoform X2 yields the protein MDAAEQLRSQDASLFHRSGCPGAEVTLCILGSPSTFLSLLLEGGIQSPGNMLLCLSPAWLMKVATPGQEGEAALLVSKAVSFYPGGLTFLDDFVPPRHATYFLAGLGPESGHGKEAAELARNLTCPTGTSSELARLLENRLLMRWLLSQQSGVAVPATLAFTYRPPGLLRGGDASPGLRLVELSGKEGQETLVKEEVEAFVHSEALGDASQVAVRLSGCRGRGQQALPLHLRVEPSTVVNTVLGLLEKLEEEESVLVEAMCPPVRLPLPGGPAPGPELAVRVCAVVCRIQGDRPLLSKVVCGVGRGDRPVRHHYTLPRTLGVALAQCGLEEEAQVALLEQGIKEAAEGALAAVLALEAGLSVEQRGGRQVHTDFLGVDFVLTVIGRTLTPVVLKLNSGLCLEACGALEGLWAVPRLRRSAEEAAAAPLVETMLRRSGRHLMDGKQLLVIGAGGVSKKFVWEAARDYGLTLHLVESDPNHFASQLVQTFIHFDVTEHRRDEENARLLAELVRTRNLKLDGCFSFWDDCLVLTALLCRELGLPCSPPAAMCLAKQKSRTQLHLLRCQGPPWPSTSLHAVACCPLESEADVERAIYQVPLPGVMKLEFGSGAVGVQLVKDGPQCHEHFSRILHDLQGEADHPGIGLGWGNAMLLMEFVEGTEHDVDLVVFGGRLLAAFVSDNGPTRLPGFTETAACMPTGLAPEQEAQMVQAAFRCCLGCGLLDGVFNVELKMTGAGPRLIEINPRMGGFYLRDWILELYGVDLLLASTMVACGLQPALPAHPRARGYLVGIMCLVSQHLQLLSSPGSRETLQALHDQGQLRLNLLEEALIPGQYEEPYCNVACAGPSPAEARHRLLGICQGLGIDRPNYPVAHFLSHFK from the exons ATGGATGCAGCTGAGCAGTTGCGATCCCAAGATGCCTCCTTGTTTCATAGATCAG GCTGCCCTGGGGCAGAGGTGACCTTGTGCATTCTGGGTTCTCCCAGCACCTTCCTATCTCTATTGCTGGAGGGTGGGATCCAGAGTCCTG GAAACATGCTACTTTGCCTGTCCCCTGCCTGGCTGATGAAGGTGGCAACTCCAGGCCAAGAGGGTGAGGCAGCCCTGCTGGTCTCCAAGGCTGTGAGCTTCTATCCAGGGGGCCTGACATTCCTGGATGACTTTGTTCCCCCTCGGCATGCTACTTACTTCCTGGCAGGCCTGGGGCCAGAATCTGGCCATGGCAAGGAGGCAGCAGAGCTGGCTCGGAATCTCACTTGCCCCACAGGAACCTCATCGGAGCTGGCACGGCTGCTGGAGAACCGGCTGCTGATGAGGTGGTTGCTGTCCCAGCAGAGTGGTGTGGCCGTGCCAGCTACCCTGGCTTTCACTTATAGGCCTCCAGGGCTGCTTCGGGGAGGGGATGCCAGCCCTGGACTCCGGCTGGTGGAACTCAGTGGGAAGGAGGGCCAGGAAACACTGGTGAAAGAGGAAGTAGAGGCCTTTGTGCACTCCGAGGCCTTGGGTGATGCTTCACAG GTGGCTGTGAGGCTCAGTGGCTGTCGCGGGCGTGGACAGCAGGCATTGCCTCTGCACCTGCGGGTAGAGCCATCCACAGTGGTGAATACGGTGCTGGGATTGCTGgagaagctggaggaggaggagagtgtcCTTGTGGAGGCCATGTGCCCACCTGTCCGGCTGCCCTTACCAG GCGGTCCTGCACCTGGCCCTGAGCTGGCTGTGCGTGTCTGTGCAGTGGTGTGTCGGATTCAGGGTGATAGGCCCCTACTGAGTAAG GTGGTGTGTGGCGTGGGCCGTGGGGATCGACCCGTGCGGCACCACTATACCCTGCCGAGGACACTGGGGGTGGCGCTGGCTCAGTGTGGCCTGGAAGAGGAGGCGCAGGTGGCGCTTCTGGAGCAGGGCATCAAAGAAGCAGCCGAAGGCGCATTGGCCGCTGTGCTGGCCCTGGAGGCTGGACTGAGTGTGGAGCAGCGTGGTGGACGCCAAGTGCACACCGACTTCCTCG GCGTGGACTTCGTTCTCACGGTGATCGGACGCACGCTGACGCCCGTGGTCCTTAAGCTGAACAGTGGCCTGTGCCTAGAGGCCTGCGGCGCGCTCGAGGGGCTGTGGGCCGTGCCACGCCTGAGACGCTCAGCTGAGGAGGCAGCGGCAGCGCCGCTGGTGGAGACCATGCTGCGGCGCTCAGGGCGCCACCTCATGGACGGCAAGCAACTGCTGGTGATCGGCGCCGGCGGCGTCAGCAAGAAGTTCGTGTGGGAGGCGGCGCGGGACTACGGACTGACG CTGCACCTGGTGGAATCCGACCCCAACCACTTTGCATCCCAACTGGTACAGACCTTTATCCACTTTGATGTGACTGAGCACCGGAGGGATGAGGAGAATGCGCGGCTGCTGGCTGAGCTGGTACGAACCCGGAACCTGAAGCTAGATGGCTGTTTCTCCTTCTGGGACGACTGCTTGGTGCTTACTGCTCTCCTCTGCCGTGAGCTGGGTCTGCCCTGCAGCCCCCCAGCTGCCATGTGCTTGGCAAAGCAGAAGAGCCGCACCCAGCTACATCTGTTGAGGTGCCAGGGCCCACCCTGGCCTTCGACCTCTCTCCATGCCGTGGCCTGTTGCCCATTGGAGAGTGAGGCTGATGTGGAGAGAGCCATTTACCAGGTACCCCTGCCAGGTGTGATGAAACTGGAATTTGGGTCAGGAGCAGTAGGCGTGCAGCTGGTGAAGGATGGGCCACAGTGCCATGAGCACTTTTCCCGGATCCTCCATGATCTGCAGGGTGAGGCTGACCACCCCGGCATCGGGCTGGGCTGGGGCAATGCTATGCTGCTGATGGAGTTTGTTGAGGGCACAGAGCATGATGTGGACCTGGTGGTGTTCGGTGGACGGCTGCTGGCTGCTTTTGTCTCCGATAATGGCCCCACAAGGCTGCCTGGCTTCACAGAGACTGCAGCCTGCATGCCAACTGGGCTAGCACCAGAGCAGGAGGCCCAGATGGTGCAGGCAGCTTTTCGCTGCTGCCTGGGCTGTGGGCTGCTAGATGGGGTTTTCAATGTGGAGCTCAAGATGACTGGGGCTGGGCCGAGGCTCATCGAGATTAACCCTCGAATGGGAGGCTTCTACCTTCGAGACTGGATCCTGGAGCTCTATGGTGTGGATTtgcttctggcttctacaatgGTGGCCTGTGGCCTGCAGCCTGCCTTGCCTGCTCACCCTCGTGCCCGTGGCTACCTAGTGGGCATCATGTGCCTGGTGTCCCAGCACCTACAGCTGCTGAGTTCCCCGGGCAGTCGAGAGACTCTGCAAGCCCTCCATGACCAGGGGCAATTACGACTCAACCTGCTGGAGGAGGCCCTGATACCTGGCCAGTATGAAGAGCCCTACTGCAATGTGGCGTGTGCTGGGCCCAGCCCTGCTGAGGCCCGTCACCGCCTGCTAGGCATCTGTCAGGGCTTGGGCATTGACAGGCCCAACTACCCTGTTGCCCATTTCCTGTCTCATTTCAAATAG